One segment of Clupea harengus unplaced genomic scaffold, Ch_v2.0.2, whole genome shotgun sequence DNA contains the following:
- the LOC122129899 gene encoding antigen WC1.1-like: protein MNASSVLCHQLNCGRAVAVVGAEWFGEGSGSIWPDVFVCEGNETGLSECGISWWSRAACSHRQDAGVICSGHQPVRLVGSGGDCAGRLEVSHNGSWGTVCDDSWDMEDAQVVCRQLQCGTALGAEVPASFHPGDVPIWLSEVGCAGDETSLWECPSAGWGRHDCSHKEDVWVTCSEFIQLRQNTDDYGPCKGVIEVYYSGTWGKICFNDMDKDTGSVICQQLGCGGFKKVAKPFAVESTKGQRLSPPRCRKHDTHLEQCKPFQWGQSCKEVAELHCTGAPGLRLVGGLTHCSGRVEVLLQGKWGTVCDDSWDEKDAQVVCRQLDCGEPVDVGRSRANLGGETAPSGWTR, encoded by the exons ATGAATGCCTCCAGCGTGCTCTGCCATCAGTTGAACTGTGGGAGAGCTGTGGCTGTTGTAGGGGCAGAGTGGTTTGGTGAGGGGAGTGGAAGCATCTGgcctgatgtgtttgtgtgtgaggggaatgAAACTGGCCTCTCAGAATGTGGAATCTCCTGGTGGAGTCGAGCTGCATGCTCCCATAGACAGGATGCTGGAGTGATCTGCTCAG GCCATCAGCCAGTTAGGTTGGTGGGATCTGGAGGAGATTGCGCCGGCCGGCTGGAGGTGTCACACAACGGCTCGTGGGGGACTGTGTGCGATGACTCCTGGGACATGGAGGATGCCCAGGTAGTGTGCAGACAGCTGCAGTGTGGCACCGCCCTCGGGGCTGAGGTACCTGCATCCTTTCATCCAGGAGACGTGCCCATCTGGCTGAGCGAGGTGGGCTGCGCAGGTGACGAGACGAGCCTGTGGGAGTGTCCCTCAGCAGGGTGGGGACGCCATGACTGCTCACACAAAGAGGATGTGTGGGTCACGTGCTCAG AGTTCATTCAGCTGAGACAAAACACAGATGATTATGGACCGTGCAAAGGTGTTATAGAGGTCTATTACAGTGGCACCTGGGGGAAAATATGCTTCAATGACATGGACAAAGACACAGGCTCAGTGATTTGCCAACAGTTAGGCTGTGGAGGTTTTAAAAAGGTTGCAAAGCCCTTTGCAGTGGAGTCAACTAAAGGCCAGCGACTGAGCCCTCCCCGGTGTAGGAAGCATGATACACACCTTGAGCAGTGTAAACCTTTTCAGTGGGGACAATCCTGCAAGGAGGTTGCTGAACTTCATTGTACAG gTGCTCCAGGGCTGAGGCTGGTGGGGGGTCTCACTCACTGCTCggggagggtggaggtgctcctgcagggaaaGTGGGGGACGGTGTGTGACGACTCCTGGGACGAGAAGGACGCCCAGGTGGTCTGCAGGCAGCTGGACTGTGGGGAGCCTGTGGATGTAGGGAGGAGCAGGGCAAATTTGGGAGGGGAAACGGCACCATCTGGCTGGACGAGGTGA